In one window of Mobiluncus massiliensis DNA:
- a CDS encoding helix-turn-helix transcriptional regulator, whose translation MKNIYKNQPFTVSVREWMRANQILQADLADLVGVPRGTLSHYLAGRHPWPPELVAALLALGCPPRPEEKPEATSPSHTEPDTRECLQKAAYWLFLAAGGRTEDFEQLRKTNQ comes from the coding sequence ATGAAAAACATTTATAAAAATCAACCGTTCACTGTATCTGTTCGTGAATGGATGCGTGCCAATCAAATTTTACAAGCTGATTTAGCTGACCTTGTGGGCGTACCCCGCGGAACGCTGTCGCATTATTTGGCTGGTCGTCATCCATGGCCGCCCGAGCTGGTAGCAGCTTTGCTCGCTCTTGGGTGTCCGCCTAGACCGGAAGAAAAGCCAGAGGCTACATCGCCATCTCACACGGAACCTGATACTCGTGAATGCCTACAAAAGGCAGCTTATTGGCTTTTCCTCGCAGCTGGGGGACGCACAGAAGATTTTGAGCAATTGAGGAAGACGAATCAATGA
- a CDS encoding HIRAN domain-containing protein, with translation MGFKEFAEKAAKAGFQAVKDHRARTQGYNIEVETDGFNIAGATFHQSALRKFAKWWGVTRDGSHVSVQVALQPDKGNKADKDAIAVINPKTSELLGYVPRDVTPKLWAIAPKTGRGKTWQIVAPAEMFWWDNKQIYLIRIYA, from the coding sequence ATGGGTTTTAAAGAATTTGCCGAAAAAGCTGCTAAGGCCGGATTCCAAGCCGTTAAGGATCACCGCGCCCGCACTCAGGGGTATAACATCGAGGTGGAAACCGATGGGTTTAACATCGCCGGCGCCACGTTTCACCAAAGCGCGCTTAGAAAATTTGCAAAATGGTGGGGTGTAACACGTGACGGTTCCCACGTTTCGGTTCAAGTAGCATTGCAACCGGATAAAGGCAACAAAGCTGATAAAGACGCTATCGCAGTTATCAACCCGAAAACTTCCGAGTTGCTGGGATACGTTCCCCGTGACGTGACGCCAAAACTTTGGGCTATTGCACCCAAGACCGGGCGCGGGAAAACTTGGCAAATAGTCGCACCCGCCGAAATGTTTTGGTGGGATAACAAGCAAATTTACCTTATTCGGATCTACGCCTAG
- a CDS encoding HIT family protein: protein MASVFTKIINGEIPGNFVWQDEQCVVFATIEPRSDGHMLVVPREEVDNYLDADPALIAHLSQVAQIIGQAGRDAFNVSRALIVVAGFDVPHLHIHVIPTDSMRVLHPDAKAAGSADAIKASCDKLRGALIELGFGANVPESLESLG, encoded by the coding sequence ATGGCCAGCGTATTTACGAAAATTATCAACGGCGAAATCCCCGGAAACTTTGTCTGGCAAGATGAGCAGTGCGTCGTTTTCGCCACCATCGAACCGCGCAGCGACGGTCATATGCTGGTGGTGCCGCGTGAGGAAGTCGACAACTATCTGGACGCCGACCCGGCTTTGATTGCGCACCTGTCCCAGGTGGCTCAGATTATTGGACAAGCCGGGCGCGATGCGTTCAACGTGTCGCGCGCCTTGATCGTCGTCGCCGGTTTTGATGTCCCCCACCTGCATATTCATGTCATTCCGACCGATTCCATGCGGGTGCTGCATCCCGATGCTAAAGCGGCGGGCTCCGCGGACGCAATCAAAGCCAGCTGCGACAAACTGCGCGGCGCTCTGATCGAACTAGGCTTTGGCGCGAACGTCCCCGAATCTTTGGAATCCCTGGGATAG
- the holA gene encoding DNA polymerase III subunit delta, whose product MATKKNAQRGSRAGFEPWSRATLAPVVLLLGKQRVFAQRAIASLRAAALASAEKAGAMEPPEITEVNARTYESSRLSQLTSPSLFGGMPLVIVPGLEQANAELLQDLEAYLASPAPDAYLVLWHAGGNHGKKVLDLCKKGAAKVYACDELRWPEEKAQFLQAEAGRLGRPISQDAVAALVAALGDEFEELLSVTTQLLQTVGDPTQPLSLAEVDQYLQGRVEATGFNVADAAVTGNVGEALRLLRHALATGVAPVLIVSAMATKLRQILTSFSTQLPPAVAQMDLVDPPKPLFGRIAQGIHAVAPRWDDERLGLAILAVARADEAVKGASRDPEYALEAMVLAVCRYASGVREPVGTPPTRN is encoded by the coding sequence GTGGCAACAAAGAAGAATGCTCAGAGAGGCTCCCGGGCTGGTTTCGAGCCGTGGTCGCGCGCAACGCTAGCTCCGGTGGTGCTGCTACTGGGCAAACAACGGGTTTTCGCCCAGCGCGCTATAGCCAGCTTGCGCGCTGCGGCCCTGGCCAGCGCCGAAAAGGCCGGGGCGATGGAACCCCCGGAAATCACCGAGGTCAACGCCCGGACTTATGAATCGTCCCGCCTGAGCCAACTGACTTCCCCCTCTCTCTTCGGGGGAATGCCGCTGGTTATCGTTCCCGGACTGGAACAGGCCAACGCCGAGTTGCTCCAGGATTTAGAAGCCTACCTGGCTAGCCCAGCGCCGGACGCCTACCTGGTGCTGTGGCACGCGGGAGGAAACCACGGGAAAAAGGTCTTGGACCTATGCAAAAAGGGAGCTGCGAAGGTCTATGCCTGCGATGAGCTGCGCTGGCCGGAGGAAAAAGCCCAGTTCCTCCAGGCCGAGGCCGGTCGGTTGGGGCGTCCCATCAGCCAGGATGCAGTAGCGGCGCTGGTGGCGGCGCTGGGTGATGAATTCGAGGAATTGCTCTCCGTGACGACCCAGCTTTTACAAACGGTAGGTGATCCCACTCAGCCGTTGAGCCTGGCTGAGGTTGATCAGTACCTGCAAGGGCGGGTGGAAGCGACCGGGTTTAATGTTGCCGACGCGGCCGTGACCGGCAATGTTGGCGAAGCGTTGCGCCTGTTGCGCCACGCTTTGGCCACCGGGGTAGCGCCGGTGTTGATTGTTTCGGCGATGGCCACGAAACTCCGCCAGATTTTGACCTCGTTTTCCACCCAGTTGCCTCCCGCGGTGGCGCAGATGGACCTGGTGGACCCGCCTAAGCCTCTGTTCGGACGGATTGCCCAGGGAATCCACGCCGTTGCGCCGCGCTGGGACGATGAGCGGCTGGGCTTAGCCATCCTGGCGGTTGCCCGCGCGGACGAAGCGGTAAAAGGGGCTTCGCGGGATCCCGAATACGCCCTGGAAGCCATGGTCTTGGCGGTGTGCCGATACGCCAGCGGCGTGCGTGAGCCAGTTGGGACGCCACCCACGCGAAACTGA
- a CDS encoding ComEA family DNA-binding protein: MLNKFGQTDRDRLTASVFERARAAGVGYLDDAEPDYRTARRPAPPPDFGLDGNPPTRGNLAGRAEDLVQGFESSLQVRPVAEREQRLRLAPSPRVATLIAAFMLVSGLLVVGWQVFAAPPASPPAGVLSGDATGKTDSKTGSSAGPGAALAAAEGKAGNTAAGKAGASPSPGAAPRLFLPGANGAEVVVHVAGAVSHPGVVHLADPSRVADALEAAGGALPEGDLSTLNLARPLTDGEMIYVARPGETPPPSAGGNTGSAPGSGTKSADSQGEKVNLNTADLGALQTLSGIGPALAQRIVDYRESNGRFASVDQLDEVSGIGPALMERLRDHVCV, translated from the coding sequence ATGCTAAATAAGTTTGGACAAACGGACCGCGACCGGCTCACTGCCAGTGTTTTTGAGCGGGCCAGAGCCGCGGGCGTAGGCTATCTGGACGATGCCGAGCCTGATTACCGAACCGCGCGCCGTCCTGCGCCGCCCCCCGATTTTGGCTTGGATGGGAACCCGCCAACTCGCGGTAACCTGGCGGGGCGGGCTGAGGACCTGGTTCAGGGCTTTGAAAGCAGTCTCCAGGTCAGGCCCGTGGCCGAGCGCGAACAGCGGTTACGCCTGGCACCCAGCCCGCGGGTAGCGACTTTAATAGCGGCGTTTATGCTGGTAAGTGGGCTTTTGGTAGTGGGTTGGCAGGTGTTTGCCGCCCCGCCCGCGTCCCCGCCTGCCGGGGTGCTATCCGGGGACGCCACAGGGAAAACGGATTCCAAAACGGGAAGTTCCGCGGGTCCGGGTGCCGCGCTGGCAGCCGCTGAGGGGAAAGCCGGCAATACCGCGGCGGGCAAGGCAGGTGCTTCGCCCTCGCCGGGGGCCGCCCCGCGCCTGTTTCTGCCCGGTGCAAACGGCGCTGAAGTCGTAGTTCACGTGGCCGGAGCGGTGAGCCATCCCGGAGTGGTTCACCTGGCGGACCCGTCTCGCGTAGCCGATGCTCTGGAAGCGGCGGGCGGAGCCCTGCCCGAGGGGGATCTGAGCACCCTGAACCTAGCCCGTCCTCTCACGGACGGAGAAATGATTTATGTGGCTCGACCTGGGGAAACTCCCCCGCCGAGCGCGGGTGGAAACACTGGTAGCGCACCGGGCTCGGGCACAAAGTCAGCGGATAGCCAAGGCGAAAAAGTGAACCTGAACACGGCGGATCTGGGCGCTCTGCAGACCCTTTCCGGCATCGGCCCCGCCCTGGCGCAACGCATTGTGGATTACCGCGAGTCCAACGGGCGGTTCGCCTCGGTGGATCAGCTAGACGAAGTTAGCGGGATTGGCCCAGCGCTGATGGAGCGCCTGCGCGACCACGTGTGCGTGTGA
- a CDS encoding metal ABC transporter permease — protein sequence MNFYEILIEMWTQQFMLRGIIVTGVAAAVCAVLSCWLVLIGWSLLGDALSHAILPGIVVSYLLGAPFAIGALVAALLVVGLIGAVRGRGRVKEDTAIGVVFTTMFASGLVLISLFPSHIDLHHILFGDMLGITRADMWQVLILSPLALVLLLYKKRDLVLYAFDKTHAHTIGISTSWLATLLLVALSLTVVVAMQAVGAILIVALVITPGATARLLTNRFNAMLWIAPLLSVSCVVLGAYISYWFDTASGATVVLLEGVLFLIVWLVDLLRQQRLQRYHGAQTAAPSPDPEPQQVAS from the coding sequence GTGAATTTTTATGAAATCTTAATCGAAATGTGGACACAGCAGTTTATGCTCCGCGGCATCATCGTCACCGGAGTCGCGGCAGCTGTTTGCGCCGTGTTGTCCTGCTGGCTGGTCCTGATTGGCTGGTCACTGTTAGGTGACGCCCTGTCCCACGCAATTCTTCCCGGAATCGTCGTGTCCTACCTGTTGGGAGCACCTTTTGCAATAGGTGCTCTCGTAGCAGCTTTGCTGGTGGTGGGATTGATTGGCGCTGTGCGGGGACGCGGACGGGTCAAGGAAGACACAGCTATTGGGGTGGTATTCACAACTATGTTTGCCTCCGGCCTGGTCTTAATCAGCCTGTTCCCCAGTCATATTGATTTGCACCATATTTTGTTTGGCGACATGCTCGGTATTACCAGAGCTGATATGTGGCAGGTCTTGATATTGAGTCCACTCGCTCTGGTGCTGTTGTTATACAAAAAGCGGGATTTGGTGCTGTACGCCTTCGACAAGACTCATGCCCACACTATCGGCATCTCTACAAGCTGGTTGGCAACTCTGCTGCTGGTAGCTCTCTCTTTGACGGTCGTGGTGGCGATGCAGGCAGTGGGCGCAATCCTCATCGTGGCACTGGTGATTACCCCTGGCGCAACTGCCCGACTGCTCACAAACCGGTTCAACGCTATGTTATGGATAGCTCCTTTGCTTTCCGTATCCTGCGTCGTACTGGGGGCCTATATTTCCTACTGGTTCGACACGGCTTCAGGAGCCACAGTCGTGCTGCTTGAGGGAGTATTGTTCCTGATTGTTTGGCTGGTTGATTTGCTTCGGCAACAGCGGTTACAGCGCTATCATGGCGCGCAGACTGCCGCCCCCAGCCCTGACCCGGAACCTCAACAGGTTGCTTCTTGA
- a CDS encoding metal ABC transporter ATP-binding protein, with the protein MSDTLDNHIAPGGSETESSSKSAPPILEVSDLHVRYGANVALEGASLTVPRGQICGLVGMNGSGKSTLFKAITNSVSYQKGNIKVAGIDANQARKQRLIGYVAQNEEIDWDFPVNVNQVVMMGRYGFMGPTRRPKSADLAAVQAALEMVELQDLQQRQIGALSGGQKKRVFIARAIAQGAPLLLLDEPFAGVDKYSETNIVDLLRKISAKGTTVVVSTHDLASLEKLCDEVVLLYRRVVYQGNPAGALDPQNLAKAFGLNPATSGGGQ; encoded by the coding sequence ATGAGTGATACTCTCGACAACCACATAGCGCCTGGCGGGTCTGAAACTGAGTCCAGCTCAAAATCAGCCCCGCCTATATTAGAAGTCTCAGATTTGCATGTTCGTTACGGGGCTAATGTGGCACTGGAAGGTGCCAGTTTAACCGTGCCGCGCGGTCAAATTTGTGGTCTGGTAGGGATGAACGGATCGGGGAAATCAACACTGTTCAAAGCCATCACCAACAGCGTTTCGTATCAAAAGGGCAACATTAAAGTTGCCGGAATTGACGCAAACCAAGCCCGGAAACAGCGACTGATTGGTTATGTTGCGCAAAACGAGGAAATCGATTGGGACTTCCCGGTTAACGTAAACCAAGTCGTCATGATGGGGCGGTATGGATTTATGGGACCGACCCGTCGTCCCAAATCTGCAGACTTGGCGGCGGTGCAAGCCGCGTTAGAAATGGTGGAATTGCAAGATTTGCAACAGCGCCAAATTGGGGCGTTGAGCGGCGGTCAAAAGAAAAGGGTGTTTATCGCGCGCGCAATTGCCCAAGGCGCACCGCTCCTGCTCCTCGATGAACCGTTTGCCGGTGTAGACAAATATTCCGAAACCAATATCGTTGATTTGCTGCGAAAGATCTCTGCAAAAGGGACCACTGTAGTGGTTTCAACCCATGATTTGGCTTCTTTGGAAAAGCTCTGCGATGAGGTGGTTTTGTTATATCGCCGTGTGGTTTATCAAGGCAATCCTGCTGGAGCCTTGGACCCGCAGAATCTCGCGAAAGCGTTTGGATTAAATCCCGCCACGTCAGGAGGTGGACAGTGA
- a CDS encoding metal ABC transporter substrate-binding protein — protein MKRIKNKHIRETLTVAAFLCLGASLGACSGTSSASSDSATQGKPLVLTTFTVLQDMAQNVAGDHLEVRSITKPGAEIHDYQPTPSDLKSAQKAKLILNNGLDLERWFTKFTADLDAKKVNVSQGVEPIPITEGDYKGKPNPHAWMSPKNGALYVKNMAKAFCDLDAQNCSEYQENAEQYGAKIEKVGEDITSTLSHLDPSQRTLVSCEGAFSYLTRDYNLNEKFLWGVNAEGALTPSRVAEVEDYVKRNHVPAVFCESTVGDKMRPVVEATGAKFGGELYVDSLSDADGDVPTYLDLLRYDADLITQGLTQK, from the coding sequence ATGAAGAGAATTAAAAACAAGCATATTAGAGAAACCTTGACTGTAGCTGCGTTTCTGTGCCTGGGAGCCTCTCTCGGTGCGTGCAGCGGGACATCCAGCGCCAGCTCGGATTCGGCCACACAAGGCAAGCCCCTGGTCCTCACCACATTTACCGTGTTGCAGGACATGGCTCAAAACGTTGCCGGAGACCACCTGGAAGTCCGCTCTATCACCAAACCTGGGGCGGAAATCCACGATTATCAACCCACGCCCTCGGACTTAAAGTCGGCGCAGAAAGCGAAACTGATTTTAAATAACGGGCTGGATTTGGAACGCTGGTTCACGAAGTTTACCGCCGACCTGGATGCCAAAAAGGTCAACGTTTCGCAGGGCGTGGAGCCTATTCCGATAACCGAAGGCGACTACAAGGGTAAGCCCAATCCCCACGCTTGGATGAGCCCGAAAAACGGCGCCCTCTACGTGAAAAATATGGCAAAAGCCTTCTGCGATTTAGATGCCCAGAACTGCTCCGAGTACCAGGAAAATGCCGAACAGTATGGCGCCAAGATTGAAAAAGTCGGCGAGGACATCACCTCCACTCTTTCTCATCTCGACCCGTCACAACGCACTTTGGTCAGCTGTGAGGGTGCTTTCTCGTATTTGACTCGGGACTATAACCTAAACGAGAAATTCCTGTGGGGCGTAAATGCGGAAGGAGCCCTCACTCCCTCTCGCGTAGCGGAAGTGGAAGACTACGTGAAGCGAAACCACGTTCCCGCAGTATTCTGCGAGTCCACCGTGGGAGACAAAATGCGACCCGTTGTGGAAGCTACGGGAGCGAAATTTGGTGGGGAATTGTATGTTGATTCCTTGTCAGACGCAGATGGAGACGTTCCGACCTATCTGGATTTGTTGCGCTACGACGCAGATTTGATTACCCAAGGGTTGACTCAGAAATGA
- a CDS encoding class I tRNA ligase family protein, producing the protein MAENTPETPDTPQYRYTAEMAGDLEAKWQRIWDETGAFNADNPSGSLAGDLAKREKYFILDMFPYPSGKGLHVGHPLGYIATDVVARYQRAQGKNVLYTMGYDAFGLPAEQYALQTGQHPAITTHDNIANMSKQLARIGLSHDRRRSFATTDPDYFKWTQWIFLQIFNSWYDPEAPRRDGSGKGAARPITTLVKQYEDGTRPTPDGRAWAELSAVEQAELIDAERLAYVAYAPVNWAPGLGTVLADEEVTAEGRSERGNFPVFKTKLRQWMMRITRYADRLDADLATIDWPDKVRTMQHNWIGKSFGATVNFQVEAGQGPQPQTLQVFTTRPDTLFGATFMVISPEHPLVGAEDCADAELQVPDAWPEGTRPEWTGGYSTPREAVAAYRAQASAKSDSERTAETDFTEKTGVFTGIFGTNPVNSSLVPIFVADYVLMGYGTGAIMAVPAHDERDHAFAKKFNLDIIQTISGPDGLDVQTEPWTGDGVIENSANSEISLNGLGKAEAIAKISDWLARTGRGEKTVTYRLRDWLFSRQRYWGEPFPVVYGSDGRVHALPEEMLPLELPEVSDFRPRTFDPDDAHSTPESPLGRATDWMTVELDLGEGKQTYTRDQNTMPNWAGSCWYELRYTDPDNPTAFASPDNEAYWMGPRPEAGNLSGGTDLYVGGVEHAVLHLLYARFWHKVLYDLGYVSSSEPFHRLFNQGMIEAYAYTDSRGQYVPADEVEGSEEDGFTWQGQPINREFGKMGKSLKNIVTPDQMCADYGADTFRVYEMSMGPLDMSRPWDTRAVVGSQRFLQRLWRNIVDENTGALTVTDDAPDLATAKVLARTIHDVTVEYDNLRVNTAIAKMIVLNNHLTGLPRVPREAAEALVVMVAPIAPHIAEELWERLGHQGGIARATFPVVTDESLLAAEEVTCVVQVAGKVRAKVSVDPEISEADLQAKVLVEPAVVKLLDGREPKRVIVRAPKLVSLVL; encoded by the coding sequence ATGGCTGAAAATACCCCGGAAACCCCAGACACCCCGCAGTACCGCTACACGGCTGAGATGGCGGGGGACTTGGAAGCAAAATGGCAACGGATTTGGGACGAAACCGGCGCATTTAACGCGGATAACCCCAGCGGCTCCCTGGCTGGCGACCTGGCAAAACGCGAAAAATACTTCATCCTCGATATGTTCCCCTACCCCTCCGGCAAAGGCCTGCACGTGGGACACCCGCTGGGCTATATCGCCACCGACGTAGTCGCCCGCTACCAGCGCGCCCAAGGCAAGAACGTGCTCTACACCATGGGCTACGATGCGTTTGGCCTGCCCGCCGAGCAATACGCCCTGCAAACCGGACAGCACCCGGCCATCACCACGCATGACAATATCGCCAACATGAGCAAACAGCTGGCTCGCATTGGCTTGTCCCACGACCGGCGGCGCTCTTTCGCCACGACCGACCCGGATTATTTCAAGTGGACCCAGTGGATTTTCCTGCAAATTTTCAACTCCTGGTATGACCCCGAAGCTCCGCGCCGCGACGGCTCCGGAAAGGGCGCGGCCCGGCCGATTACCACCCTTGTGAAGCAGTACGAGGACGGCACGCGCCCCACCCCGGACGGACGGGCTTGGGCCGAGCTTTCTGCAGTGGAACAGGCGGAACTCATTGACGCCGAGCGCCTAGCTTACGTGGCATACGCGCCGGTGAACTGGGCACCGGGCTTGGGCACGGTGCTGGCTGACGAAGAAGTCACCGCCGAGGGGCGTTCCGAACGCGGCAACTTCCCCGTGTTTAAGACGAAACTGCGCCAGTGGATGATGCGCATCACCCGCTACGCGGACCGGCTGGATGCCGACCTGGCCACGATTGACTGGCCCGACAAGGTCCGCACCATGCAGCACAACTGGATCGGCAAGTCTTTCGGCGCCACCGTAAACTTCCAGGTCGAGGCCGGTCAAGGGCCGCAGCCGCAGACGTTGCAGGTCTTCACGACCCGGCCCGACACGCTATTCGGCGCGACTTTCATGGTCATTTCCCCGGAACACCCGCTGGTGGGGGCCGAGGACTGCGCGGACGCGGAATTGCAGGTACCGGACGCTTGGCCGGAGGGGACCCGACCGGAGTGGACCGGCGGATACTCTACCCCCCGCGAAGCGGTGGCGGCCTACCGGGCGCAAGCCAGCGCAAAGAGCGACAGCGAACGGACTGCGGAAACCGACTTCACCGAAAAGACCGGCGTGTTTACCGGCATTTTCGGGACGAACCCGGTCAATAGTTCCCTGGTGCCGATTTTTGTGGCGGATTACGTTTTGATGGGGTACGGCACCGGCGCGATTATGGCCGTGCCCGCCCACGACGAGCGCGATCACGCCTTCGCCAAAAAGTTCAACCTGGACATTATCCAAACTATTTCCGGCCCGGACGGCCTCGACGTGCAAACGGAACCCTGGACCGGCGACGGCGTCATCGAGAACTCCGCCAACAGCGAAATCAGCCTGAACGGCCTGGGCAAGGCCGAGGCCATCGCAAAAATCAGCGACTGGCTGGCACGGACCGGGCGGGGCGAAAAGACCGTGACCTACCGCCTTCGTGACTGGCTGTTTTCCCGGCAACGCTACTGGGGTGAGCCTTTCCCCGTGGTTTATGGCTCTGACGGGCGGGTTCACGCCCTGCCGGAGGAGATGCTCCCCTTGGAGCTGCCCGAAGTGTCTGACTTCCGGCCCCGGACTTTTGACCCCGACGACGCCCATTCCACCCCGGAGTCCCCGCTGGGCCGCGCTACAGACTGGATGACCGTCGAGCTGGACCTGGGCGAAGGCAAGCAGACCTACACTCGTGACCAAAACACCATGCCGAACTGGGCGGGCTCGTGCTGGTACGAGCTGCGCTACACCGACCCGGACAACCCCACGGCTTTTGCCAGCCCCGACAACGAAGCCTACTGGATGGGCCCGCGCCCCGAGGCAGGCAACCTCAGCGGCGGCACGGATTTGTACGTGGGCGGCGTGGAACACGCGGTGCTGCACCTACTGTACGCGCGTTTTTGGCACAAGGTCCTCTATGACTTGGGATATGTCTCCAGCTCAGAGCCGTTCCATCGCCTGTTCAACCAGGGCATGATTGAGGCCTACGCCTACACGGATTCGCGCGGGCAATACGTCCCGGCCGACGAAGTGGAGGGCAGCGAGGAGGACGGCTTTACCTGGCAAGGCCAGCCCATCAACCGCGAGTTCGGCAAGATGGGCAAGTCGCTAAAGAACATCGTCACCCCTGATCAGATGTGCGCGGATTACGGCGCGGACACGTTCCGGGTTTACGAAATGTCGATGGGACCGCTGGATATGTCCCGCCCGTGGGACACTCGCGCGGTGGTCGGTTCCCAGCGTTTCCTGCAGCGGCTGTGGCGCAATATCGTCGATGAAAACACCGGCGCGCTCACCGTGACCGATGACGCCCCGGATTTGGCGACCGCAAAAGTGCTGGCTCGCACTATTCACGATGTCACCGTGGAGTACGACAATCTGCGCGTGAACACGGCTATCGCCAAGATGATTGTGCTCAATAATCACTTGACCGGGTTGCCCCGGGTGCCGCGCGAGGCCGCAGAAGCGCTGGTCGTGATGGTCGCCCCCATCGCTCCGCACATTGCGGAGGAACTGTGGGAACGTTTGGGTCACCAGGGCGGAATCGCCCGGGCCACGTTCCCGGTCGTGACCGATGAGTCGCTGTTGGCTGCTGAGGAGGTCACTTGCGTGGTGCAGGTGGCGGGCAAGGTGCGCGCGAAAGTCTCGGTGGACCCGGAAATTTCCGAGGCGGATTTGCAGGCAAAAGTCCTGGTGGAACCGGCCGTGGTGAAGTTGCTGGACGGGCGCGAACCGAAGCGCGTCATCGTGCGCGCCCCGAAGCTTGTGTCCCTGGTTTTGTAG
- the rpsT gene encoding 30S ribosomal protein S20, with protein sequence MANIKSQIKRIRTNEKARQRNLAVRSELKTLVRKTREAIEAGDKTAAEANLKVATRHLDVAASKGVIHKNQAAQRKSKLATRVAAMQ encoded by the coding sequence TTGGCAAATATTAAGTCTCAGATAAAGCGGATTCGCACCAACGAAAAGGCGCGCCAGCGCAACTTGGCCGTGCGCTCCGAGCTAAAGACCCTGGTGCGCAAGACCCGCGAGGCTATCGAGGCCGGGGATAAAACCGCAGCCGAGGCCAACTTGAAGGTGGCCACCCGTCACCTTGACGTGGCAGCTTCCAAGGGTGTCATCCACAAGAACCAGGCGGCTCAGCGCAAATCCAAGCTGGCCACCCGCGTTGCTGCCATGCAGTAA